The Zavarzinella sp. sequence TTGGGATTCGCGTGGTGAAACACAAGCGAAATTTCCGCGCATTTTTTCTTCTACTATCAGGGCGTTTAATGTGCTTCCGCATACACGTTCTGCTAACTTTCTTGTACAAATGACAGTAGACTTGGCAAAGTTAGACATCGTGCCAAATGCAGGTTCGGAAGAAGGTTTTCAAAATGCTCTTGCCTCTAACGTACCTGGTGGCGTGCAGCTCTCCCATAATGGCTCTATCCGCCGCGATATTTCTATTAATCTTGCTGCAATCCGTCGCTTGACGATACTTACTCCAGAAGGCAAAATTGAAGCTGAACGTACAAAGCTTCTTCGGCGATACATTTTATCGCTTGCACTTGTTTCACTAACTGCACCAGTTGACCCATTTCTACGCGTAGGTTGCAATCTTGTACCTGATCTAGATAGACCTCGAGAATTCAAAATTGTTGGGATTGATGGCACAAGAAATGACTTTAAATTTTCACATGATGCTGCATTAGCATATTCTCGCTCAGCAGTAGAAAATTTTGGTGTAAAGAAGACTGGTTTAGAACAAGAGTTCAGCACTACTTTAGCAGATAAAGCAAGTGAAGTAAAACCAGAGAAATTAAAAAAGAAAAAGTACTTTCTGTCGATAT is a genomic window containing:
- the cas7u gene encoding type I-U CRISPR-associated RAMP protein Csb1/Cas7u yields the protein MSDINQFDKWFEDNGPAAIIVREHLIPVEGADGVFFPATFAAQQGADRDKTKFQGGYNLDVFPDGSNVVLVDSVGSQANRIEPIFAKDGYTDLVPQIVVTFANKGIRLNLLHANHRAADAIIRCSGFENEIKEAFQEAGKGNVEKLARIAPTSLVFGVWDSRGETQAKFPRIFSSTIRAFNVLPHTRSANFLVQMTVDLAKLDIVPNAGSEEGFQNALASNVPGGVQLSHNGSIRRDISINLAAIRRLTILTPEGKIEAERTKLLRRYILSLALVSLTAPVDPFLRVGCNLVPDLDRPREFKIVGIDGTRNDFKFSHDAALAYSRSAVENFGVKKTGLEQEFSTTLADKASEVKPEKLKKKKYFLSISR